From the Pseudomonas sp. SORT22 genome, one window contains:
- a CDS encoding CpsD/CapB family tyrosine-protein kinase gives MDGSTSRSLTIATPSETNLTSTVLDEDQRILLLTAANTGSGTSTSALAFASQLALMSGGPVLLVDSSPSGNNLSQQLSLHKLRGFNDLMFDQDTPPLMQDCIVRLSDQPFDVLPAGTYKRGKERLNPDLLRVLLKHMGEHYRFVVIDGEAVYASADSLIIGTLVDGVILVVCAEETRWEVAQAAAQRLTQAGARLIGSVFNRRKYYMPKWLYNNL, from the coding sequence ATGGACGGTTCTACTTCAAGAAGTCTGACGATCGCCACCCCGAGCGAAACCAACCTGACCTCCACGGTGCTCGATGAAGACCAGCGCATCCTGCTGCTGACCGCTGCCAACACCGGCAGCGGCACCAGCACCAGCGCCCTGGCCTTTGCCAGCCAGTTGGCGTTGATGAGCGGCGGCCCGGTCTTGCTGGTCGACAGCAGCCCCAGCGGCAACAACCTCAGCCAGCAGTTGAGCCTGCACAAGCTGCGCGGCTTCAACGACCTGATGTTCGACCAGGACACCCCGCCGTTGATGCAGGACTGCATCGTGCGCCTGTCCGACCAGCCGTTCGACGTGCTGCCGGCCGGCACCTACAAGCGCGGCAAGGAGCGCCTGAACCCCGACCTGCTGCGGGTGCTGCTCAAGCACATGGGCGAGCACTACCGCTTCGTGGTGATCGACGGCGAGGCGGTGTACGCCAGCGCCGACAGCCTGATCATCGGCACCCTGGTCGATGGCGTGATTCTCGTCGTGTGCGCCGAGGAAACCCGCTGGGAAGTGGCCCAGGCCGCCGCCCAGCGCCTGACCCAGGCCGGCGCCAGGCTGATCGGCAGCGTCTTCAACCGGCGCAAGTACTACATGCCCAAGTGGCTGTACAACAACCTTTAG
- a CDS encoding polysaccharide biosynthesis/export family protein, with amino-acid sequence MKYTTFALCLLTLAGCANQDTRQMPVQIMTANAANAQDAELPRSEQVLRPQDVLDVIFHISTSGSASYRIQSGDTVGLAFPAASSLNGNQLVLPDGTIELPRANTSVNVAGQTPDQARRTIQQAYRNKRLFQPGRDNVTVQVISPLTNEQNLKSALNHPATGMSREITVGSDGQASFPEIGSVPLQGMTVTQLQTYLNKRYADLPGRMTVDVMLKSTAVNEIYVLGEVGQPGAYPIRRPVSVLEALTLARGPNVKARLDSVVIMRRNGNQVQAVPYNVDKALDASAAQVAYLQPDDMLYVPKTKLASAGDLARQLADVVLFQGVGFSFGYRVDNKDSDNN; translated from the coding sequence ATGAAATACACGACGTTCGCGCTGTGCCTGCTGACCCTGGCCGGCTGCGCCAATCAGGACACCCGGCAGATGCCGGTACAGATCATGACCGCCAATGCCGCCAACGCCCAGGACGCCGAACTGCCGCGCAGCGAACAGGTGCTGCGCCCGCAGGACGTGCTCGATGTGATCTTCCACATCAGCACCAGCGGCTCGGCGTCGTACCGTATCCAGTCCGGCGACACCGTCGGCCTGGCCTTCCCGGCAGCCAGCTCGCTCAACGGCAACCAGCTGGTGCTGCCCGACGGCACCATCGAACTGCCGCGGGCCAACACCTCGGTCAACGTTGCCGGGCAAACCCCGGACCAAGCCCGCCGCACCATCCAGCAGGCCTACCGCAACAAGCGTCTGTTCCAGCCCGGGCGCGACAACGTCACCGTGCAGGTGATCAGTCCGCTGACCAACGAGCAGAACCTCAAGAGCGCCCTCAACCACCCGGCCACCGGCATGAGCCGCGAAATCACCGTCGGCAGCGACGGCCAGGCGAGCTTCCCGGAAATCGGTTCGGTGCCGCTGCAGGGCATGACCGTCACCCAGCTGCAGACCTACCTGAACAAGCGCTACGCCGACCTGCCGGGGCGCATGACCGTGGACGTGATGCTCAAGTCCACCGCCGTCAACGAGATCTACGTACTGGGTGAAGTCGGCCAGCCCGGCGCCTACCCGATCCGCCGCCCGGTGTCGGTGCTTGAAGCCCTGACCCTGGCCCGTGGCCCGAACGTCAAGGCGCGGCTCGACTCGGTGGTGATCATGCGCCGCAACGGCAACCAGGTGCAGGCCGTGCCCTACAACGTCGACAAGGCCCTGGATGCCAGCGCCGCGCAAGTCGCCTACCTGCAGCCGGACGACATGCTCTACGTGCCCAAGACCAAGCTCGCCAGCGCCGGCGACCTGGCCCGGCAACTGGCTGACGTGGTGCTGTTCCAGGGGGTCGGCTTCAGCTTCGGTTATCGCGTTGACAACAAAGACAGCGACAACAACTAA
- a CDS encoding LPS biosynthesis protein, whose amino-acid sequence MNTKENYLHEFFRIFFANRQLVKRVFLVFAVIALLLPLVLKQSFDITAEVIVQSKKLSQSDTNTTLAQETDKFIPPSLADMETESNILRSPTLIRETISQLRAEGKYEIPPSFMQRVVFGPIRSGIINPLREYVVNPVRSLFGLEVDPVRDTQLDTLTDDAIKDLKVETLPGSNVVSVTYSFPDPKLGTLFVSRLLDNYLRNRQNLQSNELPEQFYEQKKLQYQVRMDDLEGKRLGMLESIGSSDPKEEITFRLNAINTEEQALNQYRDRLLQSQQWLDYLKTSLAAASNANMRDFAFPYTFTTTVDNVAFEDREIKQLGEQLTTLVLTYVSDLAVFQPGSEQMLLQREQIAKTRQQFLKIVANRIKEREKDLAVVQDVIAQKTARIADFKGRVHQLQETQSKARQLDTEIDALHKAYFTYTQRYEESRGADLLNGLSNARILSAPYEPAEPAFPKPLLIVPFGMLTGLLLAIALVYVKEFFDRRFKHPAQISHQLDLPVLLVINDQTPETPNPYKGWSLPRLVHWVRN is encoded by the coding sequence ATGAATACAAAAGAAAACTACCTGCATGAATTCTTCAGGATCTTCTTTGCCAACCGCCAGTTGGTCAAACGGGTGTTCCTGGTCTTCGCAGTGATCGCCTTGCTGTTGCCGCTGGTGCTCAAGCAGAGCTTCGACATTACCGCCGAAGTGATCGTGCAGTCGAAAAAACTGTCCCAGAGCGACACCAACACCACCCTCGCCCAGGAGACCGACAAGTTCATCCCGCCGTCGCTGGCCGACATGGAGACCGAGAGCAATATCCTGCGTTCGCCGACCCTGATCCGCGAAACCATCAGCCAGCTGCGCGCCGAGGGCAAGTACGAGATCCCGCCCAGCTTCATGCAGCGGGTGGTGTTCGGGCCGATCCGCAGCGGCATCATCAACCCGTTGCGCGAGTACGTGGTCAACCCGGTGCGCTCGCTGTTCGGCCTCGAGGTCGACCCGGTGCGCGACACCCAGCTCGACACCCTCACCGACGACGCCATCAAGGACCTCAAGGTCGAAACCCTGCCCGGCTCCAACGTGGTCTCGGTGACGTATAGCTTTCCCGACCCGAAACTGGGCACGCTGTTCGTCAGCCGCCTGCTCGACAACTACCTGCGCAACCGCCAGAACCTGCAGTCCAACGAGCTGCCCGAGCAGTTCTACGAGCAGAAGAAACTGCAGTACCAGGTGCGCATGGATGACCTCGAAGGCAAGCGCCTGGGCATGCTCGAAAGCATCGGCTCCTCGGACCCCAAAGAAGAGATCACCTTCCGCCTCAACGCCATCAACACCGAAGAACAGGCACTGAACCAGTACCGCGACCGCCTGCTGCAAAGCCAGCAGTGGCTGGACTACCTGAAAACCAGCCTGGCCGCGGCCAGCAACGCCAACATGCGCGATTTCGCCTTCCCCTACACCTTCACCACCACGGTCGACAACGTGGCCTTTGAAGACCGCGAGATCAAGCAGCTCGGTGAACAGCTGACCACCCTGGTGCTGACCTACGTCAGCGACCTGGCGGTGTTCCAGCCCGGCAGCGAGCAGATGCTGCTGCAACGCGAACAGATCGCCAAGACCCGCCAGCAGTTCTTGAAGATCGTCGCCAACCGCATCAAGGAGCGCGAGAAAGACCTGGCCGTGGTCCAGGACGTGATCGCCCAGAAGACCGCGCGCATCGCCGACTTCAAAGGCCGCGTGCACCAGTTGCAAGAAACCCAGAGCAAGGCGCGCCAGCTCGACACCGAGATCGACGCCCTGCACAAGGCCTACTTCACCTACACCCAGCGCTACGAAGAATCGCGCGGCGCCGACCTGCTCAACGGCCTGTCCAACGCGCGCATCCTCAGCGCCCCGTACGAGCCTGCGGAGCCGGCGTTTCCCAAGCCGCTGCTGATCGTGCCGTTCGGCATGCTCACCGGCCTGCTGCTGGCGATTGCCCTGGTGTACGTCAAAGAGTTCTTTGACCGGCGCTTCAAGCACCCGGCGCAAATCAGCCATCAACTGGACCTGCCGGTACTGCTGGTGATCAACGACCAGACCCCGGAAACCCCCAACCCTTACAAGGGCTGGTCGCTGCCGCGGCTGGTGCACTGGGTGCGCAATTGA
- a CDS encoding glycosyltransferase family 4 protein, with product MNAALNPPRPILHLLSSGGFYGAERMLLDHCQATPGQHQVLFLGAPEQLVARFRAAGVACQTCDGVGELLAELRRRHDQQPLINSHNFKGLLFGWLGAQLWRLPMVATQHGFTPSSRKQRLYTWISLQLCRTATIERVVCVAESIKRIHRQAGVAEHKLQVIPNGLPEADALPARHPGAGRWLAGYVGRLSCEKGPDLFLDTLIPLCQRHPQLDAVMLGDGPEQEALQARIDAAGLTQRIRLPGFQADMRQWMARLDALVISSRTEGTPMILLEAMQDGVPVVAFAVGGIPDVIEHGRSGLLARPLAVQELAAQLEALMLDPAQAGELIAQARRTQRERYHLPTLAQRWARVYLGAATETCA from the coding sequence TTGAACGCAGCCCTGAACCCGCCACGGCCGATCCTGCACCTGCTCAGCAGTGGCGGCTTCTACGGCGCCGAGCGGATGCTGCTGGACCACTGCCAGGCCACCCCGGGGCAGCACCAGGTGCTGTTTCTCGGGGCCCCGGAGCAACTGGTGGCGCGTTTTCGCGCCGCCGGCGTGGCCTGCCAGACCTGCGACGGAGTCGGCGAGCTGCTGGCTGAACTGCGCCGGCGCCACGACCAGCAGCCGCTGATCAACAGCCACAACTTCAAGGGCCTGCTGTTCGGCTGGCTGGGCGCGCAGTTGTGGCGCCTGCCGATGGTCGCCACCCAGCACGGCTTTACCCCCAGCAGCCGCAAGCAGCGCCTGTACACCTGGATCAGCCTGCAGCTGTGCCGCACCGCCACCATCGAGCGGGTGGTCTGCGTGGCCGAGAGCATCAAGCGCATCCATCGCCAGGCCGGGGTCGCCGAGCACAAGCTGCAGGTGATCCCCAACGGCTTGCCCGAGGCTGACGCCCTGCCCGCACGCCACCCTGGCGCTGGCCGCTGGCTGGCCGGCTATGTTGGCCGCTTGAGCTGCGAGAAAGGCCCGGACCTGTTCCTCGATACGCTGATCCCGCTGTGCCAGCGCCACCCGCAGCTCGATGCGGTGATGCTCGGCGATGGCCCGGAGCAAGAGGCGCTGCAAGCGCGCATCGACGCCGCCGGCCTGACCCAGCGCATCCGCCTGCCCGGCTTTCAGGCCGACATGCGCCAGTGGATGGCGCGCCTGGATGCCCTGGTGATCAGCTCGCGCACCGAAGGCACGCCGATGATCCTGCTCGAAGCCATGCAGGATGGCGTGCCGGTGGTGGCCTTTGCGGTCGGCGGTATCCCCGATGTGATCGAGCACGGGCGCAGCGGCCTGCTGGCCCGGCCCCTGGCGGTGCAAGAGCTGGCCGCCCAGCTTGAGGCGCTGATGCTCGACCCGGCCCAGGCCGGCGAGCTGATCGCCCAGGCGCGGCGCACCCAACGCGAACGTTATCACCTGCCGACGCTGGCGCAACGCTGGGCCCGGGTTTACCTGGGCGCGGCCACGGAGACCTGCGCATGA
- a CDS encoding O-antigen ligase family protein: MIIPLSLIGLLAIACVALLASPYPFLAPGAVIGLAGLLALYKRPAWGLLAIITLVPLEGLFKDSELTASKMIGAALALVLVLQLAVKQLPAERLRSSMWRLLLGFMALYLLSFWASDSSEMSLGHFRELAVGLLLFGITLLVGRDLDLPMMYRLVTLSVSLTCIMAMASAKYQDEGRAAGLLEDPNVFAMLIAIAVPMALWLVFNSPRRLHKLFWIACCILLLAGMTKTNSRSGLVVLLISLGIVLVHYRTQVAHLRPRHLGFAMLGLAILLPTMVALMPASYVARIQSLALLKSGVNAFQDDSLGRRSSYIVVGSKMIREHPVLGTGPGTFPLHYATTGYAKAFSANRKVGDLYRRAHNTYLEIFSEVGIPAGILFVSMVLLALYNVWYARRLWLRQGEQGQADLLTHLCMSMLAISLFLMFLSAPNHKYLWIMLALSSVLRLKAEQAQPAQVKA; the protein is encoded by the coding sequence ATGATCATTCCCCTGTCCCTGATCGGCCTGCTGGCCATCGCCTGCGTGGCATTGCTGGCCAGCCCCTACCCGTTTCTCGCCCCCGGCGCGGTAATCGGCCTGGCCGGCCTGCTGGCGCTGTACAAACGCCCGGCCTGGGGACTGCTGGCAATTATCACCCTGGTGCCGCTGGAAGGCCTGTTCAAGGACAGCGAGCTGACCGCCTCGAAAATGATCGGCGCGGCCCTGGCCCTGGTGCTGGTGCTGCAACTGGCGGTCAAGCAACTGCCCGCCGAGCGTCTGCGCAGCAGCATGTGGCGGCTGCTGCTGGGGTTTATGGCGCTGTACCTGCTGAGTTTCTGGGCCAGCGACAGCAGCGAGATGTCCCTGGGGCACTTTCGCGAGCTGGCCGTGGGCCTGCTGTTGTTCGGCATCACCCTGCTGGTTGGCCGCGACCTCGACCTGCCGATGATGTACCGGCTGGTGACCCTCAGCGTCAGCCTGACCTGCATCATGGCCATGGCCTCGGCCAAGTACCAGGACGAGGGCCGCGCCGCCGGCCTGCTGGAAGACCCCAACGTGTTCGCCATGCTCATCGCCATCGCCGTGCCCATGGCCTTGTGGCTGGTGTTCAACAGCCCGCGGCGGCTGCACAAGCTGTTCTGGATCGCCTGCTGCATCCTGCTGCTGGCGGGCATGACCAAGACCAACTCGCGCTCGGGCCTGGTGGTGCTGTTGATCAGCCTGGGCATCGTGCTGGTGCACTACCGCACCCAGGTCGCCCACCTGCGCCCGCGGCACCTGGGCTTTGCCATGCTTGGCCTGGCCATTCTGCTGCCGACCATGGTGGCGCTGATGCCGGCCAGTTACGTGGCACGCATCCAGTCGCTGGCGCTGCTCAAGTCCGGGGTCAATGCCTTCCAGGACGATTCCCTGGGCCGGCGCTCGTCGTACATCGTGGTCGGCAGCAAGATGATCCGCGAACACCCGGTGCTCGGCACCGGCCCCGGCACCTTCCCCCTGCACTACGCCACCACCGGCTACGCCAAGGCGTTTTCAGCCAACCGCAAGGTCGGCGACCTGTACCGCCGCGCGCACAACACCTACCTGGAGATCTTCAGCGAGGTCGGCATACCGGCCGGCATCCTCTTTGTCAGCATGGTCTTGCTGGCCCTGTACAACGTCTGGTACGCCCGGCGCCTGTGGCTGCGCCAGGGTGAGCAGGGCCAGGCCGACCTGCTCACCCACCTGTGCATGAGCATGCTCGCCATCAGCCTGTTCCTGATGTTCCTCAGCGCGCCCAACCACAAGTACCTGTGGATCATGCTGGCGCTGTCCAGCGTGCTGCGGCTCAAGGCCGAACAGGCGCAACCGGCGCAGGTGAAGGCATGA
- a CDS encoding glycosyltransferase produces MKVSVVVPMFNEARHIARTLQSALNAAADAGLDCELVVVDNGSCDDGPQIARSLGAQVLSLPGLTIGALRNRGVQASSGEWLAFLDADIEVPEHWLSLLLKLHGEGRGDVFALDCDTPRQAPWFARAWQRRTLRAGLPALHPMQWLPTPNLLMQRHWFDQVGGFNETLRTGEDKDFTWHLNKAGARLLALREPVVLHWGFEGSWREWLGKELWRQGSNLQLLRSNGPSLRLLRFPLLSLGAWLLDFMALSALLDGYPHLALLLLLVTSLPALALSLRQSLKHRDLLFALQLWGLHWIRLHLAGAAFVLSLFNWNARRPARG; encoded by the coding sequence ATGAAGGTCAGTGTCGTGGTGCCGATGTTCAACGAAGCCCGGCACATCGCCCGGACCCTGCAATCAGCGTTGAACGCCGCCGCCGATGCCGGCCTTGACTGCGAGCTGGTGGTGGTCGACAACGGCTCCTGCGACGACGGCCCGCAGATCGCCCGCAGCCTCGGTGCCCAGGTGCTGAGCCTACCGGGGCTGACCATCGGCGCCTTGCGCAACCGTGGCGTACAGGCCAGCAGCGGTGAGTGGCTGGCGTTTCTCGATGCCGACATCGAAGTGCCCGAGCACTGGCTGAGCCTGCTGCTCAAGCTGCATGGCGAAGGCCGTGGCGACGTCTTCGCCCTGGACTGCGACACCCCGCGCCAGGCGCCCTGGTTCGCCCGCGCCTGGCAACGCCGGACCCTGCGTGCAGGCTTGCCGGCACTGCACCCGATGCAGTGGCTGCCGACCCCCAACCTGCTGATGCAGCGCCACTGGTTCGATCAGGTGGGCGGCTTCAACGAAACCCTGCGCACCGGCGAAGACAAGGACTTTACCTGGCACCTGAACAAGGCCGGCGCGCGGCTTTTGGCCCTGCGCGAGCCGGTGGTGCTGCATTGGGGTTTTGAGGGCAGCTGGCGCGAGTGGCTGGGCAAGGAGCTGTGGCGCCAGGGCAGCAACCTGCAACTGCTGCGCAGCAACGGCCCGAGCCTGCGCCTGCTGCGCTTTCCGCTGCTGTCGCTGGGCGCCTGGCTGCTCGACTTCATGGCTTTGTCGGCGCTGCTCGACGGTTACCCGCACCTGGCGCTGTTGCTGCTGCTGGTCACCAGCTTGCCCGCGCTGGCCCTGAGCCTGCGCCAGAGCCTGAAACACCGCGACCTGCTGTTCGCCCTGCAGCTTTGGGGCCTGCACTGGATTCGCCTGCACCTGGCCGGCGCGGCCTTCGTGCTCAGCCTGTTCAACTGGAACGCAAGGAGGCCCGCCCGTGGCTGA
- a CDS encoding glycosyltransferase family 2 protein has protein sequence MAEFIFWLCLLLPFYAWLGYPLLLTVAAPLFPRHRPAPLAPQRVSVVVAAHNEARNIDNKLRNLLAQDYQAQSLQIVVASDGSTDSTVALARSFDDPRIQVLDLPRMGKNSVLNVAVTQCTGDIVVFTDADVHWIDGTLAALLAPFADPEVGGTVGKMIIPEAGKGLSLGESLYRHYEAWLRRVESRTGCTVSADGALQALRRELYQPIPARVNDDFYINTCAPVAGKRVVYVDEAQVLDQGVDEADRQFSRRQRVTVGGLISLAARRELLNPLRHGLYAIALISHKLIRRLAPVLLLPLLLANLWLLDGHGFYQLTLAAQLLGYAIAIAGLLDVRQRLPKPFRLAAFVLVTLAGMSVGLWQFLRGHSYNQWNPDQTR, from the coding sequence GTGGCTGAGTTCATCTTTTGGTTGTGCCTGTTGCTACCGTTCTATGCCTGGCTGGGCTACCCGCTGCTGCTGACTGTGGCGGCGCCGCTGTTCCCCCGTCACCGCCCCGCGCCGCTGGCGCCGCAGCGGGTCAGCGTGGTGGTGGCCGCGCACAACGAAGCGCGCAATATCGACAACAAGCTGCGCAACCTGCTGGCCCAGGATTACCAGGCCCAGAGCCTGCAGATCGTCGTCGCCAGCGATGGCTCCACGGATAGCACCGTGGCCCTGGCGCGCAGCTTTGACGACCCGCGCATCCAGGTCCTCGACCTGCCGCGCATGGGCAAGAACAGCGTGCTCAACGTCGCCGTCACCCAGTGTACGGGCGACATCGTGGTGTTCACCGACGCCGATGTGCACTGGATTGACGGCACCCTCGCCGCCTTGCTGGCACCCTTTGCCGACCCTGAAGTGGGCGGCACGGTGGGCAAGATGATCATCCCCGAGGCCGGCAAGGGCCTGAGCCTGGGCGAAAGCCTGTACCGCCACTACGAAGCCTGGCTGCGCCGGGTGGAGAGCCGCACCGGCTGCACGGTGTCGGCCGATGGCGCCCTGCAGGCACTGCGCCGCGAGCTGTACCAGCCGATTCCGGCGCGGGTCAACGACGACTTCTACATCAACACCTGCGCACCGGTGGCCGGCAAACGGGTGGTCTACGTTGACGAAGCCCAGGTGCTCGACCAGGGCGTGGACGAGGCCGACCGCCAGTTCAGCCGCCGCCAGCGCGTCACCGTCGGCGGCCTGATCAGCCTGGCCGCTCGCCGCGAACTGCTCAACCCGCTGCGCCACGGCCTGTACGCCATTGCCCTGATCAGCCACAAGCTGATCCGCCGCCTGGCGCCGGTGCTGCTGTTGCCCCTGCTGCTGGCCAACCTGTGGTTGCTCGACGGCCACGGCTTTTACCAACTGACCCTGGCCGCGCAACTGCTCGGCTATGCCATCGCCATCGCCGGCCTGCTGGACGTGCGCCAGCGCCTGCCCAAACCGTTTCGCCTGGCGGCCTTCGTGCTGGTTACCCTGGCCGGCATGAGCGTCGGCCTGTGGCAGTTTTTACGCGGGCACAGCTACAACCAATGGAACCCCGACCAGACTCGATGA
- a CDS encoding polysaccharide deacetylase family protein — protein MPIKTSIKRASGWLYLNSPKGRSQLRGAGVILMLHRVLADDDSAALPHRNELCVGPQAFERLLRWLQRHFDCVHLMDLLKAHEHPRSGNRPKVALTFDDGWRDNALNAFPLLQQYQVPASIFLSTDYIGSRQRFWWESLGETLWGSHGETPRRALIEQLRKIGRPLPAAYFMSDRAHARSQALGKYLQSLKSLSPMALHHLTDACPAESLPQALDWNQVRHLENSGLISFGPHGASHALLPGLDDQRLEEELSRSHYALQQGCKQPLPVYCYPNGDHDARVRERLAAHRYPFALSTRAGICQGHDDPLALPRISVSQRSASRPSLLAWRISRGGRP, from the coding sequence ATGCCGATAAAAACCAGTATCAAGCGTGCCAGCGGTTGGCTGTACCTCAACTCCCCCAAGGGCCGCAGCCAGTTGCGCGGCGCCGGGGTGATCCTCATGCTGCACCGGGTGCTGGCCGACGACGACAGTGCCGCCCTGCCGCACCGCAATGAACTGTGCGTCGGCCCCCAGGCCTTCGAACGCCTGCTGCGCTGGTTGCAACGCCACTTTGACTGCGTACACCTGATGGACCTGCTCAAGGCCCACGAACACCCGCGCAGCGGCAACCGGCCGAAAGTGGCCCTGACCTTCGACGACGGCTGGCGCGACAACGCCCTCAATGCCTTCCCGCTGCTGCAGCAATACCAGGTGCCGGCGAGCATCTTTTTGTCCACCGACTACATCGGCAGCCGCCAGCGCTTCTGGTGGGAGAGCCTGGGCGAAACCCTGTGGGGCAGCCACGGTGAAACACCGCGCCGGGCGCTGATCGAGCAGTTGCGCAAGATCGGCCGGCCGCTGCCGGCAGCCTACTTCATGAGCGATCGAGCCCATGCCCGCAGCCAGGCCCTGGGCAAATACCTGCAAAGCCTGAAAAGCCTGAGCCCGATGGCCCTGCATCACCTCACCGACGCCTGCCCGGCTGAATCCCTGCCCCAGGCCCTGGACTGGAACCAGGTGCGCCACCTGGAAAACTCCGGGCTGATCAGCTTCGGCCCCCACGGCGCCAGCCACGCGCTGCTGCCGGGCCTGGACGACCAGCGCCTGGAAGAAGAACTGAGCCGCAGCCACTACGCCCTGCAACAGGGCTGCAAACAGCCGCTGCCGGTGTACTGCTACCCCAACGGCGACCACGACGCGCGGGTGCGCGAGCGCCTGGCCGCGCACCGCTACCCCTTTGCCCTGAGCACCCGCGCCGGGATCTGCCAGGGCCATGACGACCCCTTGGCCCTGCCGCGTATCAGTGTCAGCCAGCGCAGCGCCAGCCGCCCTTCGCTGTTGGCCTGGCGCATCAGCCGCGGAGGCCGCCCATGA
- a CDS encoding oligosaccharide flippase family protein, translating to MSRSHYVRHLLLSMGTRLAMIALRLMRNVLLARILGPSERGLFALLSTLPDLISAATSGGLNTAVGYQAAKQRSMGLLLSQVLIYGCLVAGALTLVCVALAREFGTELEVTTQLGLLAWLLLLAVPLTVLKSGLLTLHNATGGVGAFNALRLTESLVPLLLFVGLFWMWQHAALEAALISWLLGLSLVVMLGLYWLGRQHSIRLCWDRSGQRELLSYSAKSHPDLLFQQVILRSDYLFISAMLGSAALGHYAMASAAAELLLIVPEAVTTPLMKRLLQQDAGMDKLTPLALRLTATVMLGACLSMALIGEWLIVTLFGAEYQPAYPALLALLPGLFGLCYASILRLDLLGKNRPGTVSLMMGLGAALNLLLNVLLIPTYGIVGAAAASSIAYLAVTLAMLLLYCKLSGVPFWQTLLVLPSDLAPLRQMLQRRPA from the coding sequence ATGAGCCGCAGCCACTACGTGCGCCACCTGCTGCTGAGCATGGGCACGCGCCTGGCGATGATCGCCCTGCGGCTGATGCGCAACGTGCTGCTGGCGCGCATCCTGGGCCCCAGCGAGCGCGGCCTGTTCGCCCTGCTCAGCACCCTGCCCGACCTGATCAGCGCCGCCACCAGCGGCGGGCTCAACACCGCCGTCGGTTACCAGGCGGCCAAGCAGCGCAGCATGGGCCTGCTGCTCAGCCAGGTGCTGATCTACGGCTGCCTGGTGGCCGGCGCCTTGACCCTGGTCTGCGTGGCCCTGGCCCGGGAGTTCGGCACAGAACTGGAAGTGACCACCCAGCTGGGCCTGCTGGCCTGGCTGTTGCTGCTGGCGGTGCCGTTGACGGTGCTTAAAAGCGGCCTGCTGACCCTGCACAACGCCACCGGCGGCGTCGGCGCCTTCAACGCCCTGCGCCTGACCGAGTCGCTGGTGCCGCTGCTGCTGTTTGTCGGCCTGTTCTGGATGTGGCAGCACGCGGCCCTGGAAGCGGCGCTGATCAGCTGGCTGCTGGGCCTGAGCCTGGTGGTCATGCTCGGTTTGTACTGGCTCGGCCGGCAGCACTCGATCCGCCTGTGCTGGGACCGCAGCGGCCAGCGCGAGCTGCTCTCCTATAGCGCCAAGAGCCACCCGGACTTATTGTTCCAGCAGGTGATTCTGCGCTCCGACTACCTGTTCATCAGCGCCATGCTCGGCAGCGCCGCGCTGGGCCATTACGCCATGGCCAGCGCCGCCGCCGAACTGCTGCTGATCGTCCCTGAGGCGGTGACCACACCGCTGATGAAACGCCTGCTGCAGCAGGACGCCGGCATGGACAAGCTTACCCCGCTGGCCCTGCGCCTGACCGCCACGGTGATGCTCGGCGCCTGCCTGAGCATGGCGCTGATTGGCGAGTGGCTGATCGTCACCCTGTTCGGCGCCGAGTACCAACCGGCCTATCCGGCGCTTCTGGCCTTGCTGCCGGGGCTGTTCGGCCTGTGCTATGCGAGCATCCTGCGCCTCGACCTGCTGGGCAAGAACCGCCCCGGCACAGTATCGCTGATGATGGGCCTGGGCGCAGCGCTGAACCTGCTGCTCAACGTGCTGTTGATCCCCACCTATGGCATCGTCGGCGCTGCGGCGGCCTCATCCATCGCTTACCTGGCGGTGACCCTGGCGATGCTGCTGTTGTACTGCAAGCTCAGCGGCGTGCCGTTCTGGCAAACCCTGCTGGTACTGCCCAGCGACCTCGCGCCGCTTCGGCAGATGCTGCAACGGCGGCCGGCATGA